The following proteins are encoded in a genomic region of Triticum dicoccoides isolate Atlit2015 ecotype Zavitan chromosome 1B, WEW_v2.0, whole genome shotgun sequence:
- the LOC119349364 gene encoding phytochrome-associated serine/threonine-protein phosphatase 3-like isoform X1 gives MDLDLWIVKVKEGQHLAEHELQSLCEYVKEILIEESNVQPVNSPVTVCGDIHGQFHDLMKLFATGGHVPDTNYIFMGDFVDRGFNSLEVFTILLLLKARYPGHITLLRGNHESRQLTQVYGFYDECQRKYGNANAWRYCTDVFDYLTLSAIINGTVLCVHGGLSPDVRTVDQMRTIDRNCEIPHEGPFCDLMWSDPEEIETWGVSPRGAGWLFGSRVTTEFNHVNNLELVCRAHQLVQEGLKYMFQDKGLVTVWSAPNYCYRCGNVASILSFSETMERDVKIFTETDENNQMRGPRSAVPYFL, from the exons ATGGATTTGGATCTGTGGATCGTCAAGGTCAAGGAGGGGCAGCACCTCGCCGAGCACGAGCTCCAGTCCCTCTGCGAATAC GTGAAGGAGATCCTCATCGAGGAGTCCAACGTGCAGCCGGTCAACAGCCCCGTGACGGTGTGCGGCGACATCCACGGCCAGTTCCACGACCTCATGAAGCTCTTCGCCACCGGCGGCCATGTCCCCGACACCAACTACATTTTCATG GGCGACTTTGTGGACCGCGGGTTTAACAGCCTCGAGGTCTTCACCATTCTCCTGCTTCTAAAAGCTAG GTATCCTGGCCACATAACCCTTCTGCGTGGAAACCATGAAAGCAGACAGTTGACGCAG GTTTATGGTTTTTATGACGAGTGTCAGAGGAAGTATGGGAATGCGAATGCATGGCGGTATTGCACTGATGTTTTTGACTACCTTACTCTTTCGGCGATCATTAATGGCACA GTCCTCTGTGTTCATGGTGGCCTTTCACCTGATGTACGCACAGTTGATCAG ATGCGGACAATTGATCGCAACTgtgaaattcctcatgaaggacctTTTTGTGATCTGATGTGGAGTGACCCAGAAGAGATAGAGACATGGGGTGTTAGTCCCCGTGGAGCAGGTTGGCTTTTTGGATCACGGGTGACAACCGAG TTTAACCATGTTAACAATCTTGAGTTAGTTTGTCGGGCTCATCAACTAGTCCAGGAAGGCCTAAAGTACATGTTCCAAGACAAGGGACTTGTAACT GTGTGGTCTGCACCTAATTATTGTTACAGATGTGGGAATGTTGCTTCCATACTAAGCTTCAGCGAAACTATG GAAAGAGATGTGAAGATCTTCACAGAGACGGACGAGAACAACCAAATGCGAGGGCCGAGAAGTGCGGTCCCGTATTTCCTTTGA
- the LOC119349364 gene encoding phytochrome-associated serine/threonine-protein phosphatase-like isoform X2, whose product MKLFATGGHVPDTNYIFMGDFVDRGFNSLEVFTILLLLKARYPGHITLLRGNHESRQLTQVYGFYDECQRKYGNANAWRYCTDVFDYLTLSAIINGTVLCVHGGLSPDVRTVDQMRTIDRNCEIPHEGPFCDLMWSDPEEIETWGVSPRGAGWLFGSRVTTEFNHVNNLELVCRAHQLVQEGLKYMFQDKGLVTVWSAPNYCYRCGNVASILSFSETMERDVKIFTETDENNQMRGPRSAVPYFL is encoded by the exons ATGAAGCTCTTCGCCACCGGCGGCCATGTCCCCGACACCAACTACATTTTCATG GGCGACTTTGTGGACCGCGGGTTTAACAGCCTCGAGGTCTTCACCATTCTCCTGCTTCTAAAAGCTAG GTATCCTGGCCACATAACCCTTCTGCGTGGAAACCATGAAAGCAGACAGTTGACGCAG GTTTATGGTTTTTATGACGAGTGTCAGAGGAAGTATGGGAATGCGAATGCATGGCGGTATTGCACTGATGTTTTTGACTACCTTACTCTTTCGGCGATCATTAATGGCACA GTCCTCTGTGTTCATGGTGGCCTTTCACCTGATGTACGCACAGTTGATCAG ATGCGGACAATTGATCGCAACTgtgaaattcctcatgaaggacctTTTTGTGATCTGATGTGGAGTGACCCAGAAGAGATAGAGACATGGGGTGTTAGTCCCCGTGGAGCAGGTTGGCTTTTTGGATCACGGGTGACAACCGAG TTTAACCATGTTAACAATCTTGAGTTAGTTTGTCGGGCTCATCAACTAGTCCAGGAAGGCCTAAAGTACATGTTCCAAGACAAGGGACTTGTAACT GTGTGGTCTGCACCTAATTATTGTTACAGATGTGGGAATGTTGCTTCCATACTAAGCTTCAGCGAAACTATG GAAAGAGATGTGAAGATCTTCACAGAGACGGACGAGAACAACCAAATGCGAGGGCCGAGAAGTGCGGTCCCGTATTTCCTTTGA